A genomic region of Brevibacillus sp. JNUCC-41 contains the following coding sequences:
- a CDS encoding tartrate dehydrogenase, giving the protein MKQFKIAVIAGDGIGPEVINEGIKVLKKVAELDSGFQLDFTYFPWGCEFYAENGRMMDDDGIEKLKSFDAIYLGAVGFPGVPDHISLWELLLKIRKSFDQYVNIRPVTLLKGAHLPLVDVKREDIDMLFIRENSEGEYSGAGDWLFKGQEHEVVLQNSVFSRKGTERIIRYAFETAKKEGRSLTSISKANALNYSMVFWDQVFEEVSREYPEVETASYLVDAAAMLMIKDPKRFEVVVTSNLFGDILTDLGAALAGGIGLAAGANINPEREFPSMFEPIHGSAPDIAGRGIGNPLASIWSASQMLDFFGYESHGKIVLEAIEQLLMEARVLTPDMNGTASTSEVGDRVAEIIESIILSRV; this is encoded by the coding sequence ATGAAACAATTCAAAATTGCGGTCATCGCAGGAGATGGCATTGGCCCTGAAGTGATTAATGAAGGCATAAAAGTATTAAAAAAAGTGGCTGAACTGGATTCAGGTTTTCAATTGGATTTCACATACTTCCCATGGGGCTGCGAATTTTATGCCGAAAATGGTAGAATGATGGATGATGATGGGATAGAAAAGCTGAAATCGTTTGACGCGATTTATTTGGGAGCGGTCGGGTTTCCGGGCGTTCCAGACCATATTTCCCTATGGGAGCTATTATTGAAAATCCGTAAAAGTTTTGATCAGTATGTCAATATCCGGCCCGTGACATTATTAAAAGGGGCTCACTTGCCTCTCGTTGATGTGAAACGTGAAGATATTGATATGCTGTTCATCCGCGAAAACAGTGAAGGTGAATATTCAGGCGCAGGAGATTGGCTGTTTAAAGGGCAGGAACATGAAGTTGTTCTGCAAAACAGTGTGTTTTCCCGTAAAGGGACGGAAAGGATCATCCGATATGCTTTTGAAACCGCGAAAAAAGAAGGCAGATCGCTCACGAGCATTTCTAAAGCCAACGCCTTGAATTATTCGATGGTTTTCTGGGATCAAGTATTCGAAGAGGTCAGCAGGGAATATCCCGAAGTCGAAACGGCTTCATATCTTGTCGACGCAGCGGCAATGCTGATGATCAAAGACCCGAAGCGCTTTGAGGTCGTTGTCACTTCGAACCTGTTCGGTGATATTTTAACAGACTTAGGAGCAGCGCTTGCTGGAGGAATCGGACTTGCTGCCGGTGCCAACATTAATCCTGAAAGGGAATTTCCATCGATGTTCGAACCAATTCACGGCTCAGCTCCTGACATTGCCGGCAGGGGTATCGGAAATCCGCTTGCTTCCATTTGGTCAGCAAGCCAAATGCTCGACTTTTTTGGATATGAATCACATGGTAAGATTGTGCTTGAAGCGATTGAGCAACTGTTGATGGAAGCCCGGGTGCTCACGCCCGATATGAATGGCACGGCATCCACTTCCGAAGTGGGGGACCGGGTAGCGGAAATCATCGAGTCTATCATTTTATCCAGAGTCTGA
- a CDS encoding MFS transporter, with protein MKKSRVLFASLAGSVIEWYDFYLYGTATGLVFTTLFFPNHDPAISLLLAFVTFGAGYAARPIGSILFGHMGDRIGRKAALMFTLIGMGGSSMLIGVLPTYAQVGLAAPAILVVLRLIQGISLGGEWGGAILLATESAPKGVRGLYGSIPQLGVPIGLVAGSFSLTLISSLTTDAQFLAWGWRIPFLLSGVLIALAIWVRSGIEETPEFKQQKDSGDLAKVPIIETLKHDWRSVLQVIGLKIGDGFFNVFIMSYVLVFTTLYFGYSQDSALTGLTIGCATMLITIPVIGYISDFINRKIIYFGGLILLFLLAIPYFTLIGRGVGWFYIMQAVVLGVIWGAIFSTQGTLFSELFPAKVRYTGLSVGYQVAAAIAGFGPLIWTAMAESYGPSPLVFGGFMMAGLAISVALCILSPHFSKRIEKDQTLKPHELDLN; from the coding sequence ATGAAAAAAAGTCGAGTCCTTTTCGCTAGTTTAGCTGGTTCCGTTATTGAGTGGTATGATTTCTATTTATACGGGACAGCAACAGGCCTAGTTTTTACAACTCTATTCTTTCCGAATCATGATCCGGCGATTTCACTTCTTCTCGCCTTTGTCACTTTCGGGGCTGGTTACGCTGCCCGTCCAATCGGAAGTATCCTATTCGGCCATATGGGTGATCGCATCGGAAGGAAGGCAGCACTTATGTTCACCCTTATTGGTATGGGAGGGAGTTCAATGCTTATCGGTGTTCTGCCCACTTATGCCCAGGTTGGGTTGGCCGCCCCCGCCATCTTGGTGGTGCTGAGGTTGATTCAAGGAATTTCCTTGGGAGGTGAATGGGGCGGAGCCATCCTATTGGCAACGGAATCTGCTCCAAAGGGTGTCCGTGGGTTATATGGATCCATTCCCCAACTAGGGGTCCCCATCGGTTTGGTTGCCGGTTCATTCAGCCTAACCCTTATCAGTTCCTTGACAACAGATGCCCAATTTTTAGCTTGGGGTTGGCGGATTCCATTTCTTTTAAGCGGTGTACTGATCGCATTGGCAATCTGGGTAAGGAGTGGCATTGAAGAAACGCCGGAGTTCAAGCAACAGAAAGATAGCGGTGATCTTGCGAAAGTTCCCATTATTGAAACGTTGAAACACGATTGGAGAAGTGTGCTCCAAGTGATCGGACTAAAAATTGGGGACGGGTTCTTCAATGTATTCATCATGTCCTATGTTCTCGTCTTTACTACATTGTATTTTGGTTATTCCCAAGATTCAGCCCTTACCGGTTTAACGATTGGCTGCGCTACAATGCTAATTACCATTCCTGTCATTGGTTACATTTCAGATTTCATTAATCGAAAAATCATCTATTTTGGGGGCCTGATTCTCCTTTTCCTTTTGGCCATCCCATATTTCACATTGATTGGGCGTGGGGTCGGCTGGTTCTACATTATGCAGGCAGTTGTACTCGGCGTCATCTGGGGAGCCATTTTTTCGACACAAGGGACATTATTCTCGGAGCTCTTTCCAGCCAAGGTCCGTTATACTGGATTATCTGTCGGTTATCAGGTCGCGGCAGCCATTGCAGGTTTCGGTCCGCTCATCTGGACTGCCATGGCGGAATCATATGGCCCATCCCCTTTGGTTTTTGGCGGATTCATGATGGCAGGTCTCGCAATTTCCGTGGCGCTTTGTATATTATCACCACATTTCAGCAAAAGGATTGAAAAGGATCAAACACTCAAGCCACATGAGCTGGATTTGAACTGA
- a CDS encoding IDEAL domain-containing protein, whose amino-acid sequence MEKQLPGTSLEPEEMAEMVLKKALSDYRRAQIEKEIDDSLRNRDKEEFLRLTEILKGIS is encoded by the coding sequence ATGGAGAAGCAATTGCCAGGAACATCGCTTGAACCTGAAGAGATGGCTGAAATGGTTTTAAAAAAGGCCCTTAGTGATTACCGGAGGGCACAAATCGAAAAAGAAATCGATGACTCATTAAGAAATCGAGATAAGGAAGAGTTCCTTCGTTTAACTGAAATATTGAAGGGGATTTCATGA
- a CDS encoding YjjG family noncanonical pyrimidine nucleotidase, with protein sequence MKYEIILFDVDDTLLDFGISEKKALHEVFLEFGLPTGAEDYAGCYQEISQVLWRDLEQGLIDLTNLGVERFKRLFLKHGLDIDADAFSRAYLGHLGKEIHLLPGALEVCEKLGGCRLAIITNGFTTVQTARIGGSPLCNTFETLIISQEAGFQKPDRGIFDYAFSKLKITDKSKVLMVGDSLTSDIQGGLNYGMDTCWYNPHQKDNNLGIKPTYEIRTLTNLLEIVGSKEV encoded by the coding sequence ATGAAATACGAGATTATCTTATTTGATGTTGATGATACATTGCTAGACTTTGGAATATCGGAAAAAAAGGCACTGCATGAAGTCTTCTTGGAGTTCGGTTTGCCCACAGGGGCGGAGGACTATGCGGGATGCTACCAAGAAATCAGTCAGGTATTATGGAGGGACCTGGAACAGGGGCTTATTGATTTAACAAATCTGGGAGTGGAGAGGTTTAAGCGATTGTTCCTCAAGCATGGGCTTGATATCGATGCGGATGCGTTCAGCCGTGCATACCTTGGACATTTGGGAAAGGAAATACATCTTCTGCCTGGGGCTTTAGAGGTTTGCGAGAAGCTTGGAGGATGCCGGCTGGCTATTATAACAAATGGCTTCACGACAGTGCAGACAGCAAGAATCGGGGGGTCACCCCTGTGCAATACCTTTGAGACTTTGATAATTTCCCAAGAGGCTGGGTTTCAGAAGCCTGATAGGGGGATTTTTGATTATGCATTTTCCAAGTTAAAGATCACGGATAAATCGAAAGTGTTGATGGTGGGTGACTCCTTGACATCAGATATACAGGGCGGTTTGAATTATGGAATGGATACATGCTGGTACAATCCCCATCAAAAGGATAATAATCTCGGAATCAAGCCCACCTATGAAATCCGGACGCTCACTAATCTTTTGGAGATTGTAGGAAGCAAGGAAGTATAA
- a CDS encoding BCCT family transporter, whose protein sequence is MKSKKYVFYISLAISLGLIAIGIFMPSQLESFSNSSLDFIYNNLGWFILGSVFTFFVFCMYIGLSKFGHIRLGEDSDRPEYKTATWIGMLFSASIGISLVFWGVAEPVSYYINPPFGKATSEESAKLALQLVYLHWGVSAWACYALVGVSLAFFQFRKKLPSSLSSVFYPLIGDKIRGPIGKGIDVIVILSIVIGIATSLGFGTLQVNSGLNFLWSLPMNVSVQTSIIVVVTIIYVASTVSGLQGAMKHLSNLNMLLAFALLAFVLFLGPTQTIFKVFFQGIGDYVQNFVGMSFRTEPYSDEKGTWIASWTLFYFGWWIAWAPLVGSFVARISKGRTIKEFMMGAVFIPVIGSFFWFAVMGGSAIHLIQNMGETALATAVSTDVTSALFKFFDYFPMTTFLSILAMVLVLVFFITSANSAVFVLGMFSENGNPNPSHSIKIIWGAVIAAISIVLIMTGGLAGLQSALVATAVPLAVLMLIMCYSTYKGLKAEIGLTMGKQNKESEQKAPLPKKKAL, encoded by the coding sequence ATGAAAAGTAAGAAATATGTGTTTTACATATCATTAGCAATCAGCTTAGGCTTAATAGCCATTGGTATATTCATGCCAAGCCAATTAGAGAGTTTTTCTAATTCATCGCTTGATTTTATCTACAATAATTTGGGTTGGTTCATTTTGGGGAGTGTTTTTACTTTCTTTGTGTTTTGTATGTATATAGGACTGTCTAAATTCGGTCATATACGTTTAGGAGAAGATAGCGATCGCCCTGAATATAAAACAGCAACTTGGATTGGTATGCTATTTAGTGCTTCCATTGGAATCAGTCTAGTATTTTGGGGCGTGGCAGAACCTGTTTCCTACTATATTAATCCTCCTTTTGGTAAAGCCACTTCCGAAGAGTCAGCAAAGCTCGCTTTGCAATTAGTTTACTTGCATTGGGGAGTTTCGGCCTGGGCTTGTTATGCACTTGTAGGAGTTTCTCTAGCATTCTTCCAATTCAGAAAAAAATTACCTTCTTCATTAAGTTCTGTTTTTTATCCCTTAATAGGAGACAAAATCAGAGGCCCCATTGGAAAGGGGATCGATGTGATTGTCATTCTCTCCATCGTCATTGGCATTGCTACGTCGCTAGGTTTTGGTACGTTGCAGGTCAACAGTGGCTTGAACTTTCTGTGGAGTCTGCCGATGAATGTTAGTGTTCAAACATCTATTATTGTGGTAGTGACAATTATTTATGTAGCATCCACGGTTTCTGGGCTACAAGGGGCCATGAAACATTTATCCAATCTAAATATGCTGCTAGCTTTTGCATTATTGGCCTTCGTTCTTTTTCTCGGACCGACCCAAACCATTTTTAAAGTCTTTTTCCAAGGGATAGGTGATTACGTTCAAAACTTTGTAGGCATGTCGTTCAGGACTGAGCCTTATAGTGATGAAAAAGGGACTTGGATAGCTAGTTGGACTTTATTTTATTTTGGTTGGTGGATTGCTTGGGCGCCGCTTGTTGGAAGTTTTGTCGCTAGAATATCAAAAGGCAGAACGATTAAAGAATTTATGATGGGTGCCGTATTCATTCCGGTAATAGGATCATTCTTCTGGTTTGCTGTTATGGGGGGCTCAGCCATTCATTTAATTCAAAATATGGGTGAAACAGCACTAGCTACTGCAGTTTCGACCGACGTGACATCGGCATTGTTCAAATTTTTTGATTATTTTCCGATGACTACATTTTTAAGTATTCTAGCTATGGTACTCGTACTGGTTTTCTTTATCACATCTGCTAACTCAGCTGTTTTTGTGTTAGGGATGTTTAGCGAAAATGGAAATCCAAATCCATCCCATTCAATAAAAATAATATGGGGAGCTGTCATTGCGGCAATTTCTATCGTATTGATCATGACTGGTGGTCTGGCAGGTTTGCAATCTGCACTTGTTGCAACCGCTGTTCCTTTGGCGGTGCTAATGCTCATCATGTGTTATTCTACATATAAAGGTCTTAAAGCCGAAATAGGTCTAACAATGGGAAAACAAAATAAAGAATCTGAACAAAAAGCGCCCCTTCCTAAAAAAAAGGCTTTATAA